TAACATTTGAATCGTCGCATATTTTTTGCATCGATTTTCAACTGGCCCGGGatgcatcgttacatccctaattacCAAAAACTACTTTTAATAAGTTTTAGTTGACATATAAGGAACTCCTGCACACTATCTTAACTAATTATGTACTCCCAATGAGTTTAATTATTTGCAGATGGAACTCTGTTAATTGGTCATGTGTTTATCTTAAAAGAGATGAATTTGAACATTTGTATACTCCTGATGAAGGTCGTGTGACCGAAacgttgtgtgattaaaaatttattttgcaagttaagATAGTGTGCGGGAGTTCCTTATATGTTGATATGACCCCCCAGGTCTTATTTTTTCTACGCACCTATTACTTACAGGTGTGCGATGGAGTTCGTTCACTAATAAGTTTTAGTTGACAataactacacaaaaaaaatgtctacTTTAATCTAAAATCAACCGAGTTCTTACTCTGGGCAGGGCCTCCTGGCTCAATAGCTCCTGAAGGTTCCTCACGGTACTCAACACTAGTGTGTTACAGGCAAATGGGTCACAGAGGATCATAGACAGGTCACtgtgagaaacagagaaagaatgtgtaacatttttaattttttgaggaTGAGCTATGTTACCTCGTGTCTATATGGATAGGTGAATCTTGTACCCTAACACTTGTTCCTGCCCTTTCTTCACCCCATCCAGGAAACCTTGTAACTCTCGGGCCCGTTTAGCATCCACAAACTTTTCCCTGATGCAGGCATCCAAACACCAAGAAAACTACCACAGGATAAGAGCAGAGATAAGGATTTTGCATTGTAGGGTGTGTTTGAATTGAAAGTGGTCAACTTTATGGTGCATGATCACATACTGCAAtagttaaaacagtttttaattgttttaatttataaacaacCAAAACACTGCTTTGAGGTCTGACTTTCAGAAAAGAGCTCAGTTCCTGTACCTTTTTGTAACAGTTACTTAGACCATTTTATACAAACATGATAAATGGAAGGCCCCTACAAATGGTGCTGAATCATGAAGTTGCAGTTGAAAACAGACAGGAAACTGGTTTCACACCTTGTGGCAGGGGTCAACTGAACAGATCTCACTGATGTCGAGGTCATGGAGGGACATGAGCAGCTCAGCTCGCAGGGTGCAGTAGTGAACGTTCCGTGTGCGCAGGAATAGTGTCCGCAGGAACTGTAGTACCATATCATAGAGCTTCACATTCTTCCCAATCATCTGAGTCAGCTTCAACACCacctgacaaaaaaacaaaacaaaatcacagtGTGGACAGAGTTGATTTTTGCTCAACAATCACCAAAATCCaagtttgataaaaaataaataaagaataaatacataAGAGAATAACAGTAACCAGCCTTTACAGTACCACCGACACAACATTACATTAACACTAAATCACCATAATGCTAACATTACATAAAAACTGACATTAGTACGTTAAAATTAGAAGAACATAAGATTAATGTTAACACAACACTGATACAACATTACAAGAACATTTACTTATGCTATACACATTCAAAATCTTATAATCTTAATTTTTAGGTATGCATAGTATTATTAGAAAATGAGAAGTTTTTGGAATGTTTTAATAATGGCTATAATGTTTCAGAATTTCATTAAAGAAACAGTACAGTACACTAACACTGacagttttcaaattaaataagaTTATTGATCTAAATAGTCCAGATTAGACTGGCCCATTCTGCTTTAGTATAAACATACTATAATATAGACTCTGTATCTAACTGAGAAAATTACAGTTACAACTGAAATTTCAAtgtattaaaaatttactttattaattccAATAGTGTAAGAAAAAACACCTGCCCCTTACCTCACCCTGTCGCCGTGTTTTGGGTGAAGGACTGAAAAAGTTGTGAAGGATGGAGAGGTCACTGCTGAAAAGAGCCGCCTCCTTCTCCACAATATACTGTTTCAATAGAGGAGACACCTCGTCCCCGAAAAGAGCCTGATTGTCTTGCCAAATCTGCCGTTTCACCTCCACTGAGCAGACTTTGTACAGCTCTTTATCAGCCATCACCTGCTTCAGCTTCTTCTCAGGTACCTGCATAAGAGTGCAAAAAGATTGTCACTGTTATACTAAAAGCACTATTATGAtagctataataataaaatataaattgacaTAAAATAGATAGGACACGTAAGGCTGAAATCTGCAAGATAAGGCTTAAAATGAGTCTGTATATTGTGCTATCTTGAAATATATCTGACACCCAACCACTATAGTAATAAGTCAttgcacaaaacacattcaaacctTTGGCAGATGTTTCAGCACTTGCATGACAATGGGCTGTATGGATGGCATCTTCACCAATGGGAAGCTTTTCTCAAGAAGTTCTTCCAGCTTTACATACCTGTGTGAATTTAAGGGGATGCATTAGTATGATTTTTATCTGCTGATTATGATCTGCTGTATAAAAAAATTGTTCGAAATCAAACTTTTCATTCACCTGTCCTCATCCTTGCCCTCTGCAATTGTGGCAACACGCTCCATCAACTTTTCACGAAGTTCATCAAAGACTGACTGATGAAACTCCAGCCGTGGAGTCCCGTGAAGGTCCAGGAAAGGCAATGCAGACTGTAGGGTTGGCAACAATATGCCATTTTCCATCTGTGAATGACAATacagttgtattaaaaacacagCAAGACACAACACAAAATGAACATACTTATTAGAAAGGTACtatttatggaaatattatgcTTTTAATGAATATACTTGAATATGTGTtgtcagacacttaattgcaatGCATCTAcaataagtattaaaaaaaaaattaccagatgaagtagcactttttatatgtaatttcctAATTACTGTTAGTGTCTGTGAAATATAGTTTAAATGCAAACTACatgtaaactataatatatttgtaattacacatttgcaatgatgaagttgcaatttaacacattttaaatatattaactttaaatgtaataccaaataacacactacagttaattaaattataatcaagcaAATTACATGTGCATTAGTATGTTAGACAACACATCAAACTAAGTgtacaaaagattaaaaaataaataaaacatacttaagaaaaacttttaatttgacaatattacaaaatacttttttttaagtctcCTTAAGTGTGTTAAGAGTCAGTAACATGGACTGTATGTACACTTGaaaggccttttatttcattaatactaCATTATCTGCAAGAAcaggtttttaatatatatatataacgttatGTTTAAGATTTTAACTGCACATTTATTACAAATGCactcttctttttcacaagggtattcATTAGACACTTATTCCTTAGTTATTAGTAATCAGTAATGAGCTACAAATAGATACTAGAAGAGGGCATATTGGAATACTTACtagtaattcaaataaatactagTCACATATTAATTAGTACGCTCAAACAGACATCTGTTTAATCATCTTGTAATATGCTGGTCACACTGCACGCGACGCCAAAAAGTAGATCcctcccattataatcaatgaacaTGACTGCTGCATGCAAACGAAATGTTTTATGCCTAATGCAAGGCATTTAAATACTGTGACTGTTTTAGAGAAAGAGGTACATATCCAAGTGTGTTAAGCTCTAACCTGAAACTGGTCGATGGCTTTCAGGGGTTCTGTACAGTTAGTGAGAGTTTCTTTCAGATCCTCTCCATTGGATATTCCCAGCTCCGGTAACCCTGCGAACATTTTGAGTGGCTGTCACTGTTTTAACTGCATCAAAACgaaattaaatgcaatgcaaCGACAACAACAGTAATACAACAGATGTGGGCTAGATTTGCACTGTTCGTTGTTATCTGTATTCGGACACTTCCTAACTGTGCAACCTCGTCAACAGACTGTTGTTTCTGATACTTCGTAAAAGGTTCCGCCTAAGAAATGTTCCTAGCTGGGTGCCCAAAATTCTACATGTGAATACTAAAATGCCCTTATCACTTAAAAGCAGTATTAAAAGATTCTAGAGAACATCTgtgatttaaatgatttgtttgtaataaataaataaataaatcaatcaattaaataaataaatgaaaaaaggacAACATTACTGTTGCAATAATACACTCGtctttattataataattctaGAGTTTAATAGAATTCTGACTCTtggacaaaataaaagaaaacagaatatgaaataaaaagtcataataaaaaataaacaagtaggCTACTGTGTGTAGTACAAAGATGTAAAGAACTGTGGGCCCACACACAACATCCAATAAACTCTTCTGTTCAGCCAATTGAGGATCAGAAACTAAGAGGTTTATGCAACAGTAGGTggctaaaaaaagaaatatttcctTGCTCTAGATTTCCACATTCACCAAAGTAATTAAGAAGTGGAAGCAAGGCCGTTTAAAGACCAGATAGGATTTCTGAAATGTTAGTGTGCTGGTTCTATTTTTCTGAAGAGGTCTTTACATATTAATTAATGTCAacttaatatttaacatacatcTTCCACATCAATTTTACAGTGAATTACATGACAcaatctgatgttttttttattattttttttattttaagtcattaCAAGAGTTTATACTTTTTCATATACTGCATATACGTACAGCTTTTTCCTTAAGGACAGAAAAACTCTTTAGTGCATAATGATCAACAACATAATTTAGTGGCATTCTTTTGGTAGGTTCGCAGCAGAAAAAATATAGACGCAATAAGAAGGACTGAGAAGAGGAAGACAGCAGCACGCCAGGCATCTGGGAGCAGTGTTTTTCTCACAAGCACATTTTCAGCTGGCAGCAAGTTGCTTAAACTTAGCATGTAGCCAAGGGACCAGCCGACAGAAGTGTCTTCAGCCTGCAAACCAAAGTAACATGTTGACACTGGCTTGACAGGATATGATAACTATGACTTAAAACGGCATATAGAGCTGTCTTCCCGAGGGCTTACTTTCTCCCGAAAGGAGATGTGTGGGAAGGAGAGATCATTGAAGCCATATCCATTAATCAGGAGCACCTGCAGAAGGATTGAATCTGCACAGTAATCCCTCAAATGGTTCTCCTCATCAGGAAACTTATTCTGCATCTGAGAGAGAGGGAGTTAGAAAGAGATATTGCCTGgggaaatatttaaaatttcatcccatttaagtttaattaaaaactagGCCTAGGAATTATTCGCTCTGACGAGTCTGGTAAAACACTTGAGAGTGGTGGATTGAATTCCACAAACAGCTTAAATATTGCATCAGTTGTTAATGATTGAATCAAACAATGCAAAATGAACATAGGCCTATTAATAATATCTTTTCATAGAGGGAAATGGCAAGTTCTCTTAAATGGTTGCTGTAGAATGTTCTTAAATGTTTTCTGGTCAATTACTGACAAGTCAATTTAAAATTGCAGGGCTCAAAATTAGATTTACCTCCTGAAAGCTCATGTTGCAGACAACGCAGATGGCATCCTCTAAATCTGCTGGAGACGTGATGGTGGTGCCTGCAGCTTTCTCGAGGAACGAATGAGTGTAGAAAAAAGCAGAAAATgcctgcaccaaaaaaaaaagtgaaagtgatagTGACGttacattcagccaagtatggtgacccatactcagaattcgtgctctgcatttaacctatccaaagtgcacacacacagcagtgaacacacacacaccgtgaacacacacccgaagcagtggcagccatttatgctgcggtgcccggggaaaTAAAGAGGAATTAGCTACTGTAGGCCTTATCACATTAAAACAATGCAGTGCATCTAGGGATGCAAAGCAGTGTTTTATTCACTAAGAAGAACTGACTCATTGGAGTCATTAGTAAAGGAAATCAAACTACAGGCTGCACTGTTTGtttgtgattcactaaaaagaactgactcattaAAGTCATTCATTCTGTAATCATATACTTGTCGTGCTGTCTTGTTCACGCTATATATTCAGTAGAATTGTTACAGCATCATGAGTAAAGTCAGAGTATTTTTGTACAATGTTTCATCTCCTTTAAAGGAAGAATGCAAGACCAACGGTTATTAGAACTGAGCGTCATTtggttttgttcttattttagtcattacagcatatttaaaacaatacaatagaATTGAATGCACAAGGTTTAAATTTTCCATATTAAGCACTCTAGAAACTCGTACCATAAAGTTTCCAGTAATGTTGGGCTGGAAGACTCCATCGAAAGAGCATCTGGAATAAGAACAGTTGTTAAAAGAGAAGAGACGAGAAACGTTTCCCAGGCATTGATCGTAGTTTCCTGTGCCTTTGATTTGCAGGACATCATCAGGTTTATAAGGAGTTTGTCTTTTAATGCATGGAGTATCAAACACACTgctcagctttacagagtcactgTAACCTGCAGGATAGCAGGGATGAACTATGGAACGGTCCGAACCCTGAATCTATAagatacataaaaaagaaaaaaaaacatcagaagttATACAATCAAGTTAATCAGCTTGTCTGATGATCATTTAGACTAAAGGTCTGCACTTAACCTTGATCAGAAGTGCAAGCAGTCTGAGTAACACCTGGTCTCTCCCATAACACAGAAAGCTCTGAGTGTAAATCTGATAGTCTCGTCCATATAGCCGCAGTTGCATCAGATTGTCCTTGTTCTCCACCGTCTGTTTAGTTTCAAAGGTGATCTGAGTAGAAGCTCCACCCAAGTCTAGCGCACCAGCCGTGTCTTTGCCTGGAGAGAGCCATTGACCCACAAAACCATACTAGAgaaataaaggaaagaaaaaagagagagtatACATAAAATCAAGTGGCATCTGTAAGATATTCTCTGAAATATTTATCTTTGAACGTCAATACAGAACTTCAGCCCTTACCGTAATAAATTTCTCAAGCAGGTAGTTGACTGTGACCCATCCATAAGCTCCCTCCTCTTGTCCACTTAAGATTGTGGCCCCTTTGAAGCTGAATGGGTAGGTCTTCAGTTTTTCTGCCACTTCTTTCAAAACCTCATCAGACTCTTTGGGTTTAGAAATACTGTGTGAtagaacaaaaacataattatatttgttatctGTGATTCATTATATAGCTTTCCAATCTATTCATAAGCATATAAACATGTGATGTGAAACATGCATTGTTGTACAATTTGTTGTTGTGACAGTGGGCTCTGAGAAAAGAAGTTAAAAAAtcgaatatattaaatataaacatctaaaatgaatgaGTGTATATTTCTGACTCACTTCAGTAGTCTCATGCCCGCTGTGGCCCCGAGATACACAGGTGTGAGTTTGTGTCTTGACTTTGGGATCTCCTGCATGGCTTTTTCCATGCATTCCTCAAGACTACTGGCTGCTCCTCCTCTGTTACCTGCATAACTGGAGATCCCACCTCCTGGGtaggagagagaaaaataataaacaaaaagatactttgaaaaatTGGATGAGTGATAAGTGGGAAACTAAGatgattttatgcattttttattttattttttcactatacTTACTCACCCTTCACATGACACTCGCTGTGTTGACTGACTATGCCGGTACCATTCTGCTTGTCTGCCGGCCATTTGTAGATAAACATAGAAGTATGAGAGGATCCAGCGTCCAGGACGATTCCATACTGAGAACAAACACAACAGCAGCCAAAATCAAAGCTAAGGCTAAAAAAGCTAATCACAGACTTTTTAATAAGTGATGGCACTTCTTGCACCTATttattataactaaaataaatgccTGAAAAATATAACTTAAGTGTTCTTTCaaatcagttagatttttttcttatttaataagaGGTTTCACAAGAATCTATTTAATGTTTCTGATCTGTTCATGGAAGGAGCAACAGCAATTGGCTGCCTGCCACATGCCAGAAAAAGATTCATCTACCtctcaacagatttttttttctatagtcaAATCCAATAAAAGCTCTCTGTCTGGTCAGCCTTGTGTTGTCTTCGTCAGATTTGTAGCCTATTTCACCTATGAACAACTAAAGTGTCATTACCATGAGCTGTGCTTGTCCTTTGATGTCTTCAGTGTTGATGACGAGCAAAAGAATGcctataaatgaaataaaaagtgctgCAATTGCAGTACATATTTGCAATTGCATTGTAAtctactgtaaacaaaaaaatattgacatttgcTGATCGACTAATAGTCGACTGTAGCCAGGATGTTGTAGAATACTGATTTCGACACGTTAGTAAACCAACCTGTCAGACCTGCTCAGACATGCAAACCATATCATCTGTCTCAAGTTATTGTAAACATTATATGAAGCATATGACTgtcaaagtgtgtattttttttactgctgacTTTATACTTTTTGATTGTGTGTTAAACCTGTAGCCTGCATGCTGATGTTCAGCTTTGGTAACTCAGTCAGGGTTTTTAATGGTCCACGCAGTTGGTTGGCTGTATGTAGTGCAGTGCtggaacaaaatatatttacatagtagTAGTTAAAGCAATCTTTTAAGGATCAACAAAAGAAACATCACTGTTTTtgtgccttaaagggttagttcaaccaaaaatgaaaattaggctgtgttttacttacCCCTGTGGCATCCTACAGTAGGTGTATATTACttacttctttcagacgaatccagtcagagttatattaaaaattgtctttgatctttcaagctctattattgcagtcagcaggtgttgcattgcttcagtccaaaagaca
The sequence above is drawn from the Cyprinus carpio isolate SPL01 chromosome B5, ASM1834038v1, whole genome shotgun sequence genome and encodes:
- the entpd2a.2 gene encoding ectonucleoside triphosphate diphosphohydrolase 2, with the protein product MQLQICTAIAALFISFIGILLLVINTEDIKGQAQLMYGIVLDAGSSHTSMFIYKWPADKQNGTGIVSQHSECHVKGGGISSYAGNRGGAASSLEECMEKAMQEIPKSRHKLTPVYLGATAGMRLLNISKPKESDEVLKEVAEKLKTYPFSFKGATILSGQEEGAYGWVTVNYLLEKFITYGFVGQWLSPGKDTAGALDLGGASTQITFETKQTVENKDNLMQLRLYGRDYQIYTQSFLCYGRDQVLLRLLALLIKIQGSDRSIVHPCYPAGYSDSVKLSSVFDTPCIKRQTPYKPDDVLQIKGTGNYDQCLGNVSRLFSFNNCSYSRCSFDGVFQPNITGNFMAFSAFFYTHSFLEKAAGTTITSPADLEDAICVVCNMSFQEMQNKFPDEENHLRDYCADSILLQVLLINGYGFNDLSFPHISFREKAEDTSVGWSLGYMLSLSNLLPAENVLVRKTLLPDAWRAAVFLFSVLLIASIFFLLRTYQKNATKLCC
- the nelfb gene encoding negative elongation factor B encodes the protein MFAGLPELGISNGEDLKETLTNCTEPLKAIDQFQMENGILLPTLQSALPFLDLHGTPRLEFHQSVFDELREKLMERVATIAEGKDEDRYVKLEELLEKSFPLVKMPSIQPIVMQVLKHLPKVPEKKLKQVMADKELYKVCSVEVKRQIWQDNQALFGDEVSPLLKQYIVEKEAALFSSDLSILHNFFSPSPKTRRQGEVVLKLTQMIGKNVKLYDMVLQFLRTLFLRTRNVHYCTLRAELLMSLHDLDISEICSVDPCHKFSWCLDACIREKFVDAKRARELQGFLDGVKKGQEQVLGDLSMILCDPFACNTLVLSTVRNLQELLSQEALPRDSPDLLLLLRMLSLGQGAWDMIDSQVFKEPRMDLEVVTRFLPAMMSIVVDDYTFTVEQKLPSEEKTSLTYPTTLPETFSRYIQENRVVCEIGLYYVLHIAKLRNKNALQRLLPALVDTYNDMAFGDIFLHLLTGHLTLLSDEFGSEEFCTAVFDNFLLTSFSSKENVHRHCLRLLNHLHQKVLVSYMETLTKTLEPPKQSSESVKELYTLLKEKLEASKKSPPEPEEAPSMDLGLHPVAVPSTPSTPTTPL